A genomic segment from Neobacillus sp. YX16 encodes:
- a CDS encoding amidohydrolase family protein → MTTLYWLTNVRLETGYVQDGKGVYETKTELFHLKIEDGKIVEKKSNCFPIPQAEKTIDGKGLLALPTFKEMHNHLDKTYLSLDWKAPIPAKNLEERLRLEAMELEELAPTAKQRASAMIELLLSHGSTHIRTHVNIDPYIGMKNLEGVKAALENYSDKLTYEIVAFPQHGLLRENVIPLMKEAMRSGANLVGGLDPAGIDRNIEKSLYEVMNLATEFDADIDIHLHDNGHVGFYTVDKFAEMVEEANWHNRAAVSHAFSLGEVPVPQQEEIAEKLSRLGMSIMSTIPITKNLPPIDLLDRKGVNVYLGCDGFYDSWGPYGTGDVLEKVTRYGELYRRSDERSLAQSLKFATGGPTPLTNNGEVAWPLEGDEASLVLVKATCSAEAVARTPKREAVIFKGKVVSGQL, encoded by the coding sequence ATGACTACTCTATATTGGTTAACAAATGTAAGGTTAGAAACAGGATATGTTCAGGATGGAAAAGGTGTTTACGAAACGAAAACAGAGCTTTTTCATTTGAAAATCGAGGATGGTAAAATTGTAGAGAAGAAGTCTAATTGCTTTCCCATTCCACAAGCTGAGAAAACGATTGATGGAAAAGGACTATTAGCTCTTCCAACATTTAAAGAAATGCACAATCACTTAGATAAAACTTATCTTTCTCTTGATTGGAAGGCCCCTATTCCAGCAAAAAATTTGGAAGAACGTTTACGGTTGGAAGCTATGGAACTTGAGGAATTAGCTCCAACAGCTAAGCAGCGGGCCAGTGCCATGATTGAGTTACTTCTTTCCCATGGTTCCACTCATATACGGACACATGTGAACATCGATCCTTATATTGGGATGAAAAACCTAGAGGGTGTAAAAGCTGCGCTTGAGAATTATTCTGATAAGCTAACCTATGAAATCGTAGCATTTCCTCAACACGGTCTCTTAAGAGAAAATGTGATTCCATTGATGAAAGAAGCAATGAGATCAGGAGCAAACCTAGTCGGTGGTCTAGATCCAGCTGGTATTGACCGTAATATCGAAAAATCACTTTATGAAGTTATGAATCTTGCGACCGAATTTGATGCCGATATTGATATTCATTTACATGATAATGGACATGTCGGCTTTTATACAGTCGATAAATTTGCTGAAATGGTTGAAGAAGCAAATTGGCACAATCGAGCAGCCGTTAGTCATGCTTTTAGTTTAGGAGAAGTGCCGGTACCTCAACAGGAAGAAATCGCAGAAAAATTAAGCAGACTTGGTATGTCAATCATGTCGACCATCCCAATTACAAAAAACCTTCCGCCAATTGATTTACTAGATCGAAAGGGTGTAAATGTCTACCTAGGATGCGACGGTTTCTATGATTCTTGGGGACCTTACGGAACAGGGGATGTATTAGAGAAGGTAACACGATACGGTGAACTTTATCGAAGAAGTGATGAACGCTCATTAGCGCAATCGTTAAAATTTGCGACAGGCGGTCCAACACCATTAACGAATAATGGTGAAGTAGCCTGGCCTCTTGAAGGAGATGAAGCAAGTCTAGTTCTTGTCAAAGCAACTTGTTCAGCAGAAGCAGTAGCAAGAACTCCGAAGCGCGAGGCAGTTATTTTTAAAGGTAAAGTAGTATCAGGACAATTGTAA
- a CDS encoding purine/pyrimidine permease, whose translation MNTENKYLSGFQWFVYLLANSIALPIVIGNVFQLTATEISALMQRTFFIVGLSSFMQAKFGHRFPIADGPAGSWVSIFVIFASIGTQQGMTMIETLQTLEAGLIVAGLLLFMLGITKWVQHLLFLFTPIVTGTFLFILAIQLSGVFIKGMVSIDNRTGQIDVVSFLLSIFVFFIIIIFSSKAKGWLKSYAILLGILAGWITFIVFGKGHLSISIYTDFIELPEIFPWGFPKITGGVLVTAILFTFLLISNTVAAISAAEESIPNNKGKFHNKLTRGTWVGGVSHLFSAVFSTIAVVPLPATAGFVRLTKQYRIIPFLFACGIMVIISLSPSIVGLLATLPLPVASAALLATLTEMLGIAIRSLRKQPLNDRNITIIGISLLFGIGVMFLRDETFNGLPYIIQNIGKNGLLVGTFLAIIFEQLWKPKN comes from the coding sequence ATGAATACAGAAAACAAATACTTAAGTGGGTTTCAATGGTTTGTCTATTTGCTGGCTAATTCTATTGCACTTCCAATTGTAATTGGAAATGTATTTCAGCTTACTGCAACTGAAATATCAGCTTTAATGCAGCGAACTTTTTTTATCGTCGGGCTTAGTTCGTTTATGCAGGCGAAATTCGGCCATCGATTTCCCATTGCAGATGGGCCAGCCGGTTCTTGGGTAAGTATTTTTGTTATTTTTGCAAGTATTGGCACGCAGCAAGGAATGACCATGATCGAGACATTACAAACACTTGAGGCTGGTTTAATCGTTGCTGGATTATTATTATTTATGCTAGGGATAACAAAGTGGGTTCAACATTTATTGTTTCTCTTTACACCAATTGTAACTGGAACGTTTCTGTTTATTTTAGCCATACAATTAAGTGGAGTCTTTATTAAAGGGATGGTGTCAATAGATAACAGGACCGGTCAGATAGATGTGGTCAGCTTTCTCCTCTCTATTTTTGTTTTTTTCATTATTATTATATTTTCTTCAAAAGCTAAAGGGTGGTTAAAGAGCTATGCCATCTTATTAGGAATCTTGGCAGGGTGGATTACATTTATTGTTTTTGGAAAAGGTCATCTTAGCATTTCAATCTATACTGATTTTATTGAGCTCCCGGAAATTTTCCCATGGGGTTTCCCAAAAATAACTGGGGGTGTATTGGTTACAGCTATTTTATTCACCTTTTTACTCATTTCTAATACAGTTGCTGCCATATCTGCTGCAGAGGAGTCAATTCCAAATAATAAAGGAAAATTCCATAACAAACTTACTCGGGGAACGTGGGTAGGGGGAGTTTCTCATCTTTTTTCTGCAGTATTCTCAACAATTGCTGTTGTACCATTACCAGCTACAGCTGGCTTTGTCAGATTAACAAAACAATATCGTATTATTCCTTTTCTGTTTGCTTGTGGGATTATGGTAATCATTTCATTGTCGCCAAGTATTGTTGGCTTATTGGCCACCTTGCCTTTACCAGTAGCCAGTGCGGCCCTTCTAGCCACACTAACCGAGATGCTTGGGATAGCAATTCGCTCACTGAGAAAACAGCCATTAAATGACAGGAATATTACCATTATTGGGATATCTTTACTATTTGGTATAGGAGTCATGTTTTTACGCGATGAGACCTTTAACGGTCTTCCATATATCATACAAAATATAGGGAAAAATGGTTTATTAGTAGGAACATTTCTAGCGATTATTTTTGAACAACTTTGGAAACCAAAAAATTAA
- a CDS encoding PucR family transcriptional regulator → MLTVKDLFAIKAIDGLKIVAGETGINNEITIVNIIENPEAFDWLSPNELLLSTGYIFKDNEELQNRIIKELAEINCAGLVIKMKRYFDKLPQNMIDQANKLGLPLLELPFEYTLSRVISIINEKASGRYDLLNRKTLDIHNLFFRITLEGGGIDRVLSMLSETINNPIIFVNEEWKLVDFTEHVNNKVPLSYCLELVKNRPVFSKEFIDSIPKNISEIKKTIKRIYYLEGMEIKCRILPVAAGSSIYGYIIVWQTVSELSEFDFIILEQASTNIALERIKAKEIEEVKLKIRQDFFDDLLTGKITSSETIHTLSEMHGLHSNYMYYCIVINIESEEFQQYEDMVARRVSLENKARKCVDLIYDYANKADGEVTCFHRNNRIIILIGQHENRPAVSVYEAKQYTNNLYSILTKQITNSTFLIGIGRQYGTIRSLHKSFSEANESIRLMQKFKNSGGVSHFEDHSIYHFLDSNIKDMELEEFFMKRLGKVFENDQLHGTSYISTLENYFQNNLNISETSKAMFLHRNTLIYRIEKIKEILNSDLKNSEELLQIQLALKIFRLLNKKLHTDS, encoded by the coding sequence TTGTTGACTGTTAAAGACCTTTTTGCAATTAAAGCCATTGATGGATTAAAAATAGTAGCTGGGGAAACAGGAATTAATAATGAGATAACCATTGTTAATATTATTGAAAATCCTGAGGCATTCGACTGGCTTTCACCAAATGAACTGCTATTATCTACAGGATATATTTTTAAAGACAATGAAGAATTACAAAATCGAATCATTAAGGAGCTTGCAGAAATCAACTGTGCCGGACTAGTGATCAAAATGAAAAGATACTTTGATAAACTCCCACAGAACATGATTGACCAAGCAAACAAGCTCGGATTACCTTTACTGGAGTTACCATTTGAATATACTTTATCAAGGGTCATCTCGATTATTAATGAAAAAGCATCAGGAAGATACGATTTATTAAATAGAAAAACCCTAGACATACATAATCTATTTTTTAGAATTACACTTGAAGGCGGCGGAATTGATAGAGTTTTATCGATGTTATCTGAGACCATTAATAATCCGATTATTTTTGTAAATGAAGAATGGAAGCTAGTGGACTTTACAGAACATGTAAATAATAAAGTTCCGCTTTCATACTGTCTTGAATTGGTGAAAAATAGACCCGTGTTCTCAAAAGAATTCATTGACTCTATTCCCAAAAATATTAGTGAAATAAAAAAGACAATTAAACGAATTTATTATTTAGAAGGCATGGAAATAAAATGTAGAATCCTGCCTGTTGCAGCAGGAAGCTCTATTTATGGATATATAATTGTATGGCAAACAGTAAGTGAACTATCTGAATTTGACTTCATTATTTTAGAACAAGCATCGACAAACATAGCACTTGAAAGGATAAAAGCCAAGGAAATAGAGGAAGTAAAATTAAAAATCAGACAGGACTTTTTCGATGATTTGCTAACTGGAAAAATAACCTCTAGCGAAACCATCCACACACTAAGTGAAATGCATGGACTTCACTCAAATTATATGTATTACTGTATTGTGATTAATATAGAATCAGAGGAGTTTCAGCAGTATGAGGACATGGTGGCTAGAAGGGTTAGCTTAGAGAATAAGGCTAGAAAATGTGTTGATTTAATTTATGATTACGCTAATAAAGCAGACGGAGAAGTTACCTGCTTCCATCGAAACAATCGAATCATCATCTTAATTGGTCAGCACGAAAATCGGCCAGCAGTTTCTGTTTATGAAGCAAAACAATACACTAATAACCTATACAGTATCCTGACTAAGCAAATAACCAATTCTACCTTCTTAATCGGAATTGGCAGACAGTACGGAACGATTCGTTCTCTTCATAAAAGCTTTTCAGAAGCAAATGAATCAATAAGATTAATGCAAAAATTTAAAAATAGTGGCGGAGTATCCCATTTTGAAGATCATTCAATCTATCACTTTTTAGATTCCAATATTAAAGATATGGAATTAGAAGAATTTTTTATGAAGCGGCTTGGAAAAGTTTTTGAAAACGATCAGTTACATGGAACAAGCTACATTAGTACATTAGAAAATTATTTTCAGAATAACCTTAATATCAGTGAAACATCAAAAGCGATGTTCTTACATCGGAACACACTCATATATAGAATTGAGAAAATCAAAGAAATATTAAATTCTGATTTAAAGAATTCAGAAGAATTGCTTCAAATCCAATTAGCATTAAAGATTTTCAGACTTTTAAATAAGAAACTTCACACAGATTCATAA